CCGCCAGGTCTCATAGGCTGCCGGACCAATCGTCGTCGGTTTTTCCGCGGTACTCATGTGATTAGCTAGCGCAAGTTATCGACCGCTGCCTCGATCTTCTCCGTCGTCGTGAAGCGCCCAAGGCTAAAACGGATCGCACCCAAGCCGGGTTCCGGAGCAATGCCCATCGTTCGGAAGAGCAGAGGGAGGACGACCTGGCGAAATGTCAGGCTGATACGGTCGAGGTGGCAACCGTCGGCATGCGTGTGAGGATGTTGGTGCCGTTGCGGCCGACGAACGAGACGTTGAGCGTGTTGGGGAGGCGCTTCTCCAGGTGGCCGTTGAGGGTCACGCGATTAGCGAACACGGTGCGAAGACGCTCCCAGAAAAGGTCACGCAAGCGTTGCACCTCGAGCATACCAATCCACGCATGATCGATTTCGCAGGCTTGGCCGAGTGCAGTAGTCAATGAGGTGCTCTCCGTGCCCGCCCGCGGTTTGGCCTCGTGGCCTGCGCCATGCAGGAGCGGTTCGAGTTGTACGTTCTGTCGGAGGTAAAGCACGCCGAGACCTTTGGGTGCGTAAAGTTTGCGTCCAGCTACCGAAAGCAAGTCCACGCCGAATTCCGAAACTTTTGCCAAAATTATCCCCACCGACCGTGCGGCGTCGGTGTGAAACAGTACAGCCGGATGTTCGATTGGATTTGTGATAATGTGATTGCCTTTCCGGTGTAACGAGAAAAACCCTTCTGTGATCGCCTGGTTGTAGGCCTCCGTGTCGCCACCGGTGAAAATGATTTCCTGCGCCGTACAGCCGAGCGACGCGGCGACTTGACTACGGGCTTTCTCAACTGGCCGTTTCGCCGGCGCGCCCACCCAATGCAGACTCGGTGAATTGCCGTAGTGTCCGCTCAAAAACGGGCATATCGCGTCGACCACTTCCGGCGCAATCGGCGTGCTTGCGTTGTAGTCCAGGTAAACGTTTGTCATGGCGACGTTCAGCCATTTCGAACGAAACGGAAGTAGCTGAATTTTTGTTCCGTATTCCACGGCGTGATGTGCGTTTCGTCCACCTGCTCAAGCAACCGAAATTCTTCGCCCAGCGCCGCGCGAATAGCGGGAGCATCATAGCGGACCACGTCGAGTCCGCTGCATTTCACCGGGCCGTCAACGGCGAATGTGGCGATGATTACGTGGCCGTCCGGCGTCAGGGTTCGACGCAAGGTCTCGACATATTTTTGCCGGTCATCTTTGTGGGTCAAAAAGTGGAAAAGGGCCCGGTCGTGCCAGAGGTGGAATCGGCGCGGCGGATAAAACTCCGTGACATCGGCCTCGAACCACTCGACCAAGCCGGCCCGCACACCAAGGCGCTTTCGGGCGCAGGCCAGCGCCGCGGCCGAGATGTCCAGCACCGCTGGCTTCGCGAAGCCCGCGTCAAGCAGGAAATCCACGAGCACAGACGCGCCGCCGCCTACGTCAATGACGCCCGCGTCTTTGCCGACGCCGGTCGCCTCGATGAGGTTGAGCGATAGCGCTGGCCGTTTTTGAAACCAGCTCACGTCGTCGGTCGCTTTGGTTTGATAAACCGTTTCCCAATGTTGTTTCTTAATCATAATTGTTTAGGGCCATTCACTTGACTCAACTATGCACAACATCTTGCGGTCGCACCAGTTGTTCGCAGGTCGTCGAGGCAATCTGGACGGCGTGTCGTGCGAGTCGGAAGAAGGGCTTTCCGCAGGAGGCCGATTTCCGGCGGTTGAAGCGAAAAACGCTTCTTCGCTATTTCAAGTGGGTAACGCAGGGAGATCGAGCCTGAGCTTTCATCGGGATTCTGTACCTTCGCTGAGTATACGGAGATAGCGCGGGTAAGCAAAAATGCGTCCAGTTTTGGGAGCGCCGAAACTCCTCCGGGGCTTTTTTGCTTCCCCGCCCTTGGGATAATAGGATGCCGTGCATTTCCCGAATCAGTCGATTGGAGAGGGGGAAGTTTTCTTGCAGGCGCTTCAATCCATGCTCCAGGGCAGCCACATAATTGGAAACTTCCACCACGTCGTCCAGGGGAGCCCCAGGCGCTTCCTTCAGCTCGAAGAGCAAAAGGTCGGAAATGGAGGCCTGGGTGCCTTCGATCTGGAAGGAGAGAAGCGCCTCCCGCTGTTTTTTCGTTGACGTGATTCATCGGATCCTCCCTTTGCCGAGAGATCGGCTGCCGGTTCCGGAAACGGCTTTCCGTGCCCATGAGCCCCGTTCCCGTTCTTGAAAAACCGATCCATCCTCCTTCGCCTTGACGGGAGATTGACTTCATGTTTGTTTTATATTACATCAAAATTCATTAATTTCAAACTTTATTAACTTCTAAATAAATGGAGTTTCCGAGATGTTCTTCAAACAACGCTCGACAAAGGAAGCGACGCTCTCCTATTTCTACGGGTGCGGCGGTCTCGGACAGGAGGTGGCGGTGGATGTCGTGGAAGGGGAG
The DNA window shown above is from Methylacidiphilum caldifontis and carries:
- a CDS encoding class I SAM-dependent methyltransferase — its product is MIKKQHWETVYQTKATDDVSWFQKRPALSLNLIEATGVGKDAGVIDVGGGASVLVDFLLDAGFAKPAVLDISAAALACARKRLGVRAGLVEWFEADVTEFYPPRRFHLWHDRALFHFLTHKDDRQKYVETLRRTLTPDGHVIIATFAVDGPVKCSGLDVVRYDAPAIRAALGEEFRLLEQVDETHITPWNTEQKFSYFRFVRNG